ACGCCAAAATCGTCGGCAGTTCCGACAATGTTCCGGATTATGTAGAGGACGTGCACGGAGCCGACTATCAGAGTGGTGCCATAACCCCTTTCTCGGCGAGCGATGCTCCTGTCGGCCCCACGACTTCAGCTGCTCCCACGGCGTTCGATCTTATGCGGGCCGACGAGGCCCAGCGCCAGGCGTCATACGACGATCCCTACTACGGTGTTCGCGCCGTTGACAGTTGCGCTGACGGCGCTGCGATATGCGAGCCAGCCATGCAACTCCTTGCCGGGCCTAACGGTGCCGGGCAACCAGTGAAGCGTCGGGGAATCCGAAAGCTGGTGGAAGGCGCTCAGGAGTTGCCGCGCGGTACCGATCTAATCCGACGGTTCAAGCGCGAAAAGGGAGACGTACAGCAGGAATTTTTGATCCATCCGGTCACCGAGCTTCTAGTTGGGGAGGAACACGTCACTCCGGATTCCAGAATCTCTTCGCGACATACGTGGAAGCGAGTATCGAAGGGATGGGTGAGGGATCGCACAGAAATCGCAAGTACCGAATGGATCGGTGGAAAGAAAGTATCCGGCCGGACAACGCTCACTTTTTTGAACGTCCAGACTAACGCGTGGGAGGAACAATGAGCTACCAACGGATACGATGCGCGCTTGCCGGCTGGTTGCGGTCATTCGCAATGGCGGCGTCTATTGCAGCCGGATCCACGATGCTGGCCGGCCAACCAGCCCAGGCGCAACTCGCGTATGACAGGACGGTTTTCCTCCACGGTGGGAACGGCACGCCAAATACGTGGCTTGCAGGATCGACGCCGACGCGTCTCGCCGCGACAATTGTCCTCGGGACCAACTCCTATCGGGTGCCTGACTTACTGGGCAAGTTCTCGGTCGCGAGCCAGTCTGCAAGGCTTCGCGATTCTTTGAACGTTTACCAAGGCCTGAACGTGCTAATCGCTCACAGCATGGGTGGACTCGTCGCGCGCACAGCATACATCAATAATTCTGCAAACATCGCCGGTATAGTAACAGTGGCCTCTCCGCATCAAGGGATGCCGCTTGCCAACAACTTCGTGCTAATCAAAGCATTTGCTCTGGATGCGCAGCGTCGTGTGCAGGATGCTTGGTTTGCAATAGGTCAGATGACGGGCTACATCAGCTACATAATCGCCGGCAGTCGGTTGCCGCTCGACCAAATCACGCAATTCATCGAAGGTGCAGAGTCCGATGCGCTGTATGATCTCAAGGTAGGCTCAACGACGATCCTCAACCTTAACGGCTACACAAGCGACCAGCCGTCTCGAGCAAACGTGTACGGCACGATTCCTCACCAAAACGCCGTGTTTCGCATGGGCCTGTCGTCTCAAGGGAGCGACGCTGAGTTCGCTCAGTTCGTGAAGGACCGTAACACCCTGGTGACCGTGTTCCAAACGTGCAAATTCATTGGATACATAACGATCATCGGGCACGTAGCTGGTAGGCAGTGCTCCTACGCTCGCAAGATGCTTCGCCGGGTTGACGATCGCTGGGGGCGTTACGCGACCATGATCGAAACGCAAGGCACGAACTACCAACGACCCTTCGACGGCCTGGTACCGAATGAGCGCAGCGTCTATCCCGGGCTCTCATTCTCCGATCGTAGGCTGAACTTCCAGGCTAATATGGCAAATCACAGCAACATCACCTATTCATCTGTCGGCGTTCAGCAGATTGCCAACGCAATGGCGGCGATCGGGATGCAGGTCGTGCAACCGCCGCCAAGCACTCTCTCCATTTCGATCGCAGGCCCCACTCAGATTCAGCCAGGCGCGACGTGCACCTGGGATGCACCAACAAGCGGAGGGAGCCCTCCGTATAGCTACCAATGGACAAATGCCGGGCAACCAGCAGGAAACGACTACTACTACACCGGCTCGAAGGACTGGGGGGACTCTAATTCATGGTTCATCGTTGCAGTATCCGTCACGGATGCGGCCGGGGCGATCCGCGACGCAGAGGTCACAGTATACGAGACCTCCTCCGCGGGAATATGCGCGTTCTAAGTATGGGCCGCAGCCAAGGCGTGCGCCAAGTTGCCACAGTTTTTCTTTTCTGCACGTCATTACTCATCGGAGGCGCCTGCGGCAGAAGATCACCCACCGACCCTGTGATTGACGATGTGCGAGTCGCAATTGCACGGGATCGTGTGTCTGTAGGAGATACGGTGAGCGTATATGCTGGTGCTTACACAGCCTATGGATACGCAATCGGCTGGAGCGGCGAGGTTACGTGGACAGTTTCCGATCCCACAATCGTGCGACTGGAATCAACCGC
This portion of the Gemmatimonadaceae bacterium genome encodes:
- a CDS encoding alpha/beta fold hydrolase codes for the protein MSYQRIRCALAGWLRSFAMAASIAAGSTMLAGQPAQAQLAYDRTVFLHGGNGTPNTWLAGSTPTRLAATIVLGTNSYRVPDLLGKFSVASQSARLRDSLNVYQGLNVLIAHSMGGLVARTAYINNSANIAGIVTVASPHQGMPLANNFVLIKAFALDAQRRVQDAWFAIGQMTGYISYIIAGSRLPLDQITQFIEGAESDALYDLKVGSTTILNLNGYTSDQPSRANVYGTIPHQNAVFRMGLSSQGSDAEFAQFVKDRNTLVTVFQTCKFIGYITIIGHVAGRQCSYARKMLRRVDDRWGRYATMIETQGTNYQRPFDGLVPNERSVYPGLSFSDRRLNFQANMANHSNITYSSVGVQQIANAMAAIGMQVVQPPPSTLSISIAGPTQIQPGATCTWDAPTSGGSPPYSYQWTNAGQPAGNDYYYTGSKDWGDSNSWFIVAVSVTDAAGAIRDAEVTVYETSSAGICAF